A genomic stretch from Zeimonas sediminis includes:
- a CDS encoding GNAT family N-acetyltransferase: MQVEVRHDEAASRFEATVEGLLCRADYRLDGDTMRVFHTEVPPALEGRGIAAELVRALFAHAADRGLKVDPLCSYVRAWARRHPEVQGLLARGS, translated from the coding sequence ATGCAGGTCGAGGTTCGACACGACGAGGCGGCGTCGCGATTCGAGGCCACCGTGGAAGGGCTGCTCTGCCGGGCCGACTACCGGCTCGACGGCGACACGATGCGGGTCTTCCACACCGAGGTGCCGCCCGCCCTCGAGGGGCGCGGCATCGCTGCGGAGCTGGTGCGCGCGCTGTTCGCGCATGCCGCCGACCGGGGCCTGAAGGTCGACCCCCTCTGCTCCTACGTGCGCGCCTGGGCGCGGCGCCATCCCGAGGTGCAGGGCCTGCTCGCGCGCGGCAGCTGA
- a CDS encoding lipoyl protein ligase domain-containing protein produces the protein MPVHTDAAGEQAWNSAAISARPASVASRVWLWPRPAIVLGCAQRGLAEAVRDRVGSRIEVRVREAGGGAVLVGPWMIGVSLVLPASDPRAGRSPTDGYAWLSLRLVEALRSAGCNARAVPPAELRGSAPDGAPAAAPRADAWPSATPVTWACFGSLSPWEIVDARGRKLVGLAQRRTRDAVLLVAGVLATEPQWEILCSAMGYPGDAQRLRQLTAACLPTGAQATELSARIEAEIARY, from the coding sequence ATGCCGGTCCACACCGACGCCGCCGGCGAGCAGGCCTGGAACTCGGCCGCGATCTCGGCGCGCCCGGCTTCGGTCGCCTCGCGGGTCTGGCTGTGGCCGAGGCCGGCGATCGTGCTGGGTTGCGCGCAGCGCGGTCTCGCCGAGGCAGTGCGCGATCGTGTCGGAAGCCGGATCGAGGTGCGGGTTCGCGAGGCGGGTGGCGGCGCGGTGCTGGTCGGACCCTGGATGATCGGGGTGTCGCTGGTGCTGCCCGCGAGCGATCCTCGCGCCGGACGGTCGCCTACCGACGGCTACGCCTGGCTGTCGCTGCGCCTGGTCGAGGCTTTGCGCTCTGCGGGCTGCAACGCGCGGGCCGTGCCTCCCGCGGAACTGCGAGGCAGCGCGCCGGATGGGGCGCCCGCGGCGGCCCCGCGTGCGGACGCCTGGCCTTCGGCGACGCCTGTGACCTGGGCCTGCTTCGGCTCGCTGTCGCCGTGGGAGATCGTCGATGCGCGCGGCCGCAAGCTGGTCGGGCTTGCGCAGCGGCGCACGCGCGACGCGGTGCTGCTGGTGGCCGGGGTGCTCGCGACCGAGCCGCAGTGGGAGATACTTTGCAGCGCGATGGGTTATCCGGGCGACGCGCAGCGGCTGCGGCAGCTGACCGCGGCCTGCCTGCCGACGGGCGCGCAGGCGACCGAACTTTCGGCCCGGATCGAGGCGGAGATCGCGCGGTACTGA
- a CDS encoding DUF3501 family protein has protein sequence MEHEMPKVTRDSLMTLEAYAKARPEFRKKVIEHKKHRTVHLGEHVTLLFEDELTVRYQIQEMLRIEKIFEEEGIEHELEAYNPLIPDGRNLKATMLIEYEDADVRKRELAKLIGIEDKVWVQVEGSPKVYAIADEDLERENEEKTSSVHFMRFELTEDMAAALKYGVPLSIGVDHANYKASQEPVSAETRAALVGDLA, from the coding sequence ATGGAACACGAAATGCCGAAAGTCACCCGTGACTCGCTGATGACCCTCGAGGCCTACGCCAAGGCGCGGCCCGAGTTCCGCAAGAAGGTCATCGAGCACAAGAAGCACCGCACCGTCCATCTGGGCGAGCACGTCACGCTGCTGTTCGAGGACGAGCTGACGGTCCGCTACCAGATCCAGGAGATGCTGCGCATCGAGAAGATCTTCGAGGAAGAAGGCATCGAGCACGAGCTCGAGGCCTACAACCCGCTGATCCCGGACGGCCGCAACCTGAAGGCCACGATGCTGATCGAGTACGAGGACGCCGACGTGCGCAAGCGCGAGCTCGCGAAGCTGATCGGCATCGAGGACAAGGTCTGGGTGCAGGTCGAAGGCTCCCCGAAGGTCTACGCGATCGCCGACGAGGACCTGGAGCGCGAGAACGAGGAGAAGACCTCGTCGGTGCACTTCATGCGCTTCGAGCTGACCGAGGACATGGCCGCCGCGCTGAAGTACGGCGTGCCGCTGTCGATCGGCGTGGACCACGCGAACTACAAGGCCTCGCAGGAGCCGGTTTCGGCAGAGACTCGCGCGGCGCTGGTGGGCGACCTGGCCTGA
- a CDS encoding heterodisulfide reductase-related iron-sulfur binding cluster has product MTVREGSLEAPTRHPLDWKNPEFYDEKAALDEMERVFDICHGCRRCVSLCNAFPTLFDLVDESSTMEIDGVDRKDYWKVVDQCYLCDVCYMTKCPYVPPHPWNLDFPHLMLRAKAIQFRQGTPTQFRDKTLSSTDRNGTLAGIPVVVKAVNALAKNKTVRNVVEKQLGVHHKAWLPDFTSEKFRSYAAPSKGYPVRDGERTPGKVAIYATCYINYNEPGIGHDLIKVLDHNEIPHVLAEKEACCGMPKLELGDLESVAALKEKNIPALAKLAREGYAILAPIPSCALMFKQELPLMFPDDADVKAVQEAMYDPFEYFVARAKDGLLKTDFKTALGKVSYHIACHLRVQNVGQKTREMLQMVPDTNVNAIERCSGHAGTWGVKKEFHEVAMKIGRPVFRQMAEHPGGGEPDWIASDCQLAGHHIEQGMTEAGRNVDGKLAHPITLLRMAYGLA; this is encoded by the coding sequence ATGACCGTACGCGAAGGTTCGCTCGAAGCCCCTACCCGCCATCCGCTCGACTGGAAGAACCCCGAGTTCTACGACGAGAAGGCGGCGCTCGACGAAATGGAGCGGGTGTTCGACATCTGCCACGGATGCCGGCGCTGCGTCAGCCTGTGCAACGCGTTTCCGACGCTGTTCGACCTGGTCGACGAGTCGTCGACGATGGAAATCGACGGGGTCGACCGCAAGGACTACTGGAAGGTCGTCGACCAGTGCTACCTGTGCGACGTCTGCTACATGACGAAGTGCCCGTACGTGCCGCCGCACCCGTGGAATCTCGACTTCCCGCACCTGATGCTGCGCGCGAAGGCGATCCAGTTCAGGCAGGGCACGCCCACCCAGTTCCGCGACAAGACGCTGTCGTCGACCGACCGCAACGGCACGCTGGCCGGCATCCCGGTCGTGGTCAAGGCGGTCAACGCGCTCGCGAAGAACAAGACCGTGCGCAACGTCGTCGAGAAGCAGCTCGGCGTCCACCACAAGGCCTGGCTGCCGGATTTCACCAGCGAGAAGTTCCGCTCCTACGCGGCACCCTCGAAGGGCTACCCGGTGCGCGACGGCGAGCGCACGCCCGGCAAGGTGGCGATCTACGCGACCTGCTACATCAACTACAACGAGCCCGGCATCGGCCACGACCTGATCAAGGTGCTCGACCACAACGAGATCCCGCACGTGCTGGCCGAGAAGGAGGCCTGTTGCGGCATGCCGAAGCTCGAGCTCGGCGACCTCGAGTCGGTGGCGGCGCTCAAGGAGAAGAACATCCCGGCGCTGGCGAAGCTCGCGCGCGAGGGCTATGCGATCCTCGCGCCCATCCCGTCCTGCGCGCTGATGTTCAAGCAGGAACTGCCGCTGATGTTCCCGGACGATGCCGACGTGAAGGCGGTCCAGGAGGCGATGTACGACCCGTTCGAGTACTTCGTCGCGCGCGCGAAGGACGGCCTGCTCAAGACCGACTTCAAGACCGCGCTGGGCAAGGTCTCGTACCACATCGCCTGTCACCTGCGGGTGCAGAACGTGGGCCAGAAGACCCGCGAGATGCTGCAGATGGTGCCCGACACCAACGTCAACGCGATCGAACGCTGCTCGGGCCACGCCGGCACCTGGGGCGTGAAGAAGGAGTTCCACGAGGTCGCGATGAAGATCGGCCGCCCGGTGTTCCGGCAGATGGCCGAGCATCCCGGCGGCGGCGAGCCCGACTGGATCGCGTCGGACTGCCAGCTGGCCGGGCACCACATCGAGCAGGGGATGACCGAGGCCGGCCGCAACGTCGACGGCAAGCTGGCGCATCCGATCACCCTGCTTCGCATGGCCTACGGCCTGGCATGA
- a CDS encoding rubrerythrin family protein — MPTLKGTKTHQNLKDAFAGESQANRRYLYFANKADVEGHPEVAALFRSTAEGETGHAHGHLDYLAEVGDPATDLPIGPSEANLKAAVAGETHEYTDMYPGMAKTARDEGFDEIADWFETLAKAERSHANKFAKALEGLA, encoded by the coding sequence ATGCCGACCCTCAAGGGAACCAAGACGCATCAGAATCTGAAGGACGCGTTCGCCGGCGAGAGCCAGGCCAACCGCCGCTACCTGTACTTCGCAAACAAGGCCGACGTCGAGGGTCATCCCGAAGTCGCCGCGCTGTTCCGCTCGACCGCCGAAGGCGAGACCGGCCACGCGCACGGCCACCTGGACTACCTGGCCGAAGTGGGCGACCCGGCCACCGACCTGCCGATCGGCCCGTCGGAAGCCAACCTGAAGGCCGCCGTCGCCGGCGAGACCCACGAGTACACCGACATGTACCCGGGCATGGCCAAGACCGCCCGCGACGAGGGTTTCGACGAGATCGCCGACTGGTTCGAGACGCTGGCCAAGGCCGAGCGTTCGCACGCGAACAAGTTCGCCAAGGCCCTCGAAGGCCTGGCCTGA
- a CDS encoding ATP-binding protein encodes MPRISLFWRTFLMLGALIVASLAATLGAMRLLDPAPPEQRLAWELATVLNLTRSALVSADAERRLLLLEELARDEGVRVLPLEPGDRIDPQGSGPRLRAIEPRLRQLLGEPTQVAGRVNGVDGVWISFGIEGDAYWLILPRERIERQFGPSIRLLGAIALSLSLVGALLLSRLVNRPLAVLARALGAVSRGEPPPALPVSGPSEIAELNRRFNRMAADLAALERDRTIALAGISHDIRSPLARLRMEIELAALEEAQRDAMAGDIERIDRIVGQFVHYARIAQPPRGETVDVPALIEATAASYRPLAATDTLELSVDAGDTRSWRGDPTDLARAIGNLIDNALRYGRSPDGIARIDLRAAATPGGIRIEVSDAGPGVPPDQLERLTRPFERLDAERSDAGGAGLGLAIVERIARRYGGSLALASEAGKGLRAILELPTLAA; translated from the coding sequence ATGCCGCGGATCAGCCTGTTCTGGCGCACATTCCTGATGCTCGGCGCGCTGATCGTGGCGAGCCTGGCCGCCACGCTCGGCGCGATGCGGCTGCTCGACCCGGCGCCGCCCGAGCAACGGCTGGCCTGGGAGCTGGCCACCGTGCTGAACCTGACCCGCTCTGCGCTGGTCAGCGCCGACGCCGAGCGCCGGCTGCTGCTGCTCGAGGAGCTCGCGCGCGACGAAGGGGTCCGCGTGCTGCCGCTCGAGCCGGGCGACCGGATCGATCCGCAGGGCTCCGGCCCGCGGCTGCGCGCGATCGAGCCGCGCCTGCGGCAGCTGCTCGGCGAGCCGACCCAGGTCGCCGGGCGCGTCAACGGCGTCGACGGCGTGTGGATCAGCTTCGGCATCGAGGGCGACGCCTACTGGCTGATCCTGCCGCGCGAGCGAATCGAGCGGCAGTTCGGGCCCAGCATCCGCCTGCTCGGCGCGATCGCGCTGTCGCTGTCGCTGGTGGGCGCGCTGCTGCTCTCGCGCCTGGTCAACCGGCCGCTCGCGGTGCTGGCGCGCGCGCTCGGCGCGGTGAGCCGGGGCGAGCCGCCACCGGCGCTGCCGGTCAGCGGCCCCAGCGAGATCGCCGAGCTGAACCGGCGCTTCAACCGCATGGCAGCCGACCTCGCGGCGCTCGAGCGCGACCGGACGATCGCGCTGGCCGGCATCTCGCACGACATCCGCAGCCCGCTCGCGCGGCTGCGCATGGAGATCGAGTTGGCGGCGCTCGAAGAGGCCCAGCGCGACGCGATGGCCGGCGACATCGAGCGCATCGACCGGATCGTCGGACAGTTCGTGCACTACGCGCGGATCGCGCAGCCGCCGCGCGGCGAGACCGTCGACGTGCCCGCGCTGATCGAGGCGACCGCGGCGAGCTACCGGCCGCTCGCGGCCACCGATACGCTGGAGCTCTCGGTCGACGCGGGCGACACGCGGTCCTGGCGGGGCGACCCGACCGACCTGGCCAGGGCGATCGGCAACCTGATCGACAACGCGCTGCGCTACGGCCGCAGCCCCGACGGCATCGCGCGGATCGACCTGCGCGCTGCCGCCACGCCGGGCGGGATCCGGATCGAGGTCTCGGATGCCGGCCCCGGCGTGCCGCCAGACCAGCTCGAGCGACTGACGCGTCCCTTCGAGCGGCTCGACGCCGAGCGCAGCGACGCCGGCGGCGCCGGGCTGGGGCTGGCGATCGTCGAGCGGATCGCGCGGCGCTACGGCGGCAGCCTCGCGCTCGCCTCGGAGGCCGGCAAGGGCCTGCGCGCGATACTCGAGTTGCCGACGCTGGCTGCGTGA
- the ompR gene encoding two-component system response regulator OmpR has product MNTNATAPRKLLIVDDDPRMRDLLRRYLTDNGFEVSLAADGPAMNRLLLRENFDLIVLDLMLPGEDGLSIVRRLRGAGERTPVVMLTARGDDVDRIIGLEVGADDYLPKPFNPRELLARIHAVLRRQPPPELPGAPSAEPEEVAFGPFVLNLATRALTRDGEPVPLTSGEFSVLKTLVRHPRSPLSREKLMALARGREYGAYDRSLDVQVSRLRKLIETDPQQPRYIQTVWGVGYVFVPDGQ; this is encoded by the coding sequence ATGAACACCAATGCCACGGCGCCCAGGAAGCTGCTGATCGTCGACGACGATCCGAGGATGCGCGACCTGCTCAGGCGCTACCTGACCGACAACGGCTTCGAGGTGAGCCTCGCCGCCGACGGGCCGGCCATGAACCGGCTGCTGTTGCGCGAGAACTTCGACCTGATCGTGCTCGACCTGATGCTGCCCGGCGAGGACGGCCTGTCGATCGTGCGCCGGCTGCGCGGCGCCGGCGAACGCACGCCGGTCGTGATGCTGACCGCGCGCGGCGACGACGTCGACCGCATCATAGGGCTCGAGGTCGGTGCCGACGACTACCTGCCCAAGCCCTTCAATCCGCGCGAGTTGCTGGCCCGCATCCACGCGGTGCTGCGCCGCCAGCCGCCGCCCGAGCTGCCGGGCGCGCCGTCGGCCGAGCCCGAGGAAGTGGCCTTCGGCCCCTTCGTGCTGAACCTCGCCACCCGGGCGCTGACGCGCGACGGCGAGCCGGTGCCGCTCACCTCGGGGGAGTTCTCGGTGCTCAAGACCCTGGTGCGCCACCCGCGCTCGCCGCTGTCGCGCGAGAAGCTGATGGCGCTCGCCCGCGGCCGCGAGTACGGCGCCTACGACCGCAGCCTCGACGTCCAGGTGTCGCGGCTGCGAAAGCTGATCGAGACCGACCCGCAACAACCCCGCTACATCCAGACCGTCTGGGGCGTCGGCTACGTGTTCGTGCCCGACGGCCAGTGA
- the tsaB gene encoding tRNA (adenosine(37)-N6)-threonylcarbamoyltransferase complex dimerization subunit type 1 TsaB, whose product MTRDSLPNDAQAPGGTRLLALATSGAWASAALLRTGQAGIECDSLAEPAGPDQSARMLAMIGELLPREKLDSLDAIAFDAGPGAFTGLRIGCSVAQGLAFARGLPLIEVGSLEAAAWRSLRASGLPAALVLAVNDARMGEVYAALFSVSAPASDAGAPICELLAGPAVARPEAPPPALARAALEPARPDLAGRPSLAAGDAWHGIGLGEGWRRAIGLAPGAGPQAALRSAQPGDARAVAELALGLWRAGLAVPAEAASPRYVRDKVALDVDEQRLLRERKAGAA is encoded by the coding sequence ATGACACGCGATTCCCTTCCGAACGATGCCCAAGCGCCGGGTGGCACCCGGCTGCTCGCGCTGGCGACGTCCGGCGCGTGGGCCTCGGCCGCGCTGCTCAGGACGGGGCAGGCCGGCATCGAGTGCGACAGCCTTGCCGAGCCGGCGGGCCCGGACCAGTCGGCGCGCATGCTCGCGATGATCGGCGAGCTGCTGCCCCGCGAGAAGCTGGACTCGCTCGACGCGATCGCCTTCGATGCCGGCCCCGGCGCGTTCACCGGGCTGCGGATCGGCTGCTCGGTCGCGCAGGGCCTGGCCTTCGCGCGCGGCCTGCCGCTGATCGAGGTCGGCAGCCTCGAGGCGGCCGCCTGGCGCAGCCTGCGCGCGAGCGGCCTGCCGGCGGCGCTGGTGCTGGCGGTCAACGACGCGCGCATGGGCGAGGTCTACGCCGCGCTCTTCTCGGTCAGCGCGCCGGCCTCCGATGCCGGCGCCCCGATCTGCGAGCTCCTCGCGGGGCCGGCGGTCGCGCGGCCCGAGGCGCCGCCCCCGGCACTGGCGCGCGCCGCGCTCGAGCCGGCGCGGCCCGATCTTGCCGGCCGGCCCTCCCTGGCGGCCGGCGACGCATGGCACGGCATCGGCCTGGGCGAGGGATGGCGGCGTGCCATCGGGCTCGCGCCGGGCGCCGGGCCGCAGGCCGCGCTGCGCTCGGCACAGCCGGGCGATGCCCGGGCGGTCGCCGAGCTGGCGCTCGGGCTGTGGCGGGCAGGCCTCGCGGTGCCGGCCGAGGCGGCGTCGCCGCGCTACGTCCGCGACAAGGTGGCGCTCGACGTCGACGAGCAGCGGCTGCTGCGCGAGCGCAAGGCGGGGGCGGCATGA
- the rimI gene encoding ribosomal protein S18-alanine N-acetyltransferase, translating into MTRADLPAVVAIENRIYPFPWSAGNFSDSLEAGYDCWAFEAPSGELIAYSIAMWIPDEVHLLNLSVAAPHQGRGLGRAILEWLCAGAVRRGAMGMLLEVRPSNLPARRLYDSSGFQRIGVRRRYYPAPEGQREDAWVLFRRFGAGEGGGAP; encoded by the coding sequence ATGACTCGTGCCGATCTGCCGGCGGTGGTCGCGATCGAGAACCGGATCTACCCGTTTCCGTGGTCGGCCGGCAACTTCTCGGATTCGCTCGAGGCCGGCTACGACTGCTGGGCCTTCGAGGCGCCTTCGGGCGAGCTCATCGCCTACTCGATCGCGATGTGGATCCCCGACGAGGTGCACTTGCTCAACCTGAGCGTGGCCGCGCCGCACCAGGGCAGGGGCCTCGGGCGAGCGATCCTCGAATGGCTCTGTGCCGGCGCCGTGCGCCGCGGAGCGATGGGCATGCTGCTCGAGGTGCGCCCGTCCAATCTCCCCGCGCGGCGGCTCTACGACAGCAGCGGCTTCCAGCGGATCGGCGTGCGCCGCCGCTACTATCCGGCGCCCGAGGGACAGCGCGAGGACGCCTGGGTGCTGTTCCGCCGCTTCGGGGCAGGCGAGGGCGGCGGCGCGCCATGA
- a CDS encoding uracil-DNA glycosylase, with protein sequence MDWPALREAVAGCRLCGLCESRRNTVFGVGDEAASWMVVGEAPGADEDRLGEPFVGRAGQLLDAMLAAVGRSRRQGVFIANVLKCRPPDNRNPSPEEIERCSPYLRRQVELVAPELILVVGKIAAQALLDTEASIASLRGQVHRYRAGGAEIPVVVTYHPAYLLRTPLDKGKAWADLRLAARISASARR encoded by the coding sequence ATGGACTGGCCCGCGCTGCGCGAGGCGGTGGCCGGCTGCCGACTCTGCGGCCTCTGCGAGAGCCGGCGAAACACGGTCTTCGGAGTCGGCGACGAAGCGGCTTCGTGGATGGTCGTCGGCGAAGCGCCCGGCGCCGACGAGGACCGCCTCGGCGAGCCCTTCGTGGGGCGGGCCGGGCAGCTGCTCGACGCGATGCTGGCCGCGGTCGGCCGATCGCGCAGGCAGGGCGTGTTCATCGCCAACGTGCTGAAGTGCCGGCCCCCGGACAACCGCAATCCGTCGCCCGAGGAGATCGAGCGCTGCTCGCCGTACCTGCGGCGACAGGTCGAGCTGGTCGCGCCCGAACTGATCCTGGTCGTCGGGAAGATCGCCGCCCAGGCGCTGCTCGACACCGAAGCCTCGATCGCCAGCCTGCGCGGCCAGGTCCATCGCTACCGGGCCGGCGGCGCCGAGATACCGGTGGTCGTCACCTACCACCCGGCCTACCTGCTGCGCACGCCCCTGGACAAGGGCAAGGCCTGGGCGGACCTCAGGCTCGCGGCGAGGATCAGTGCTTCGGCTCGCCGATGA
- the lplT gene encoding lysophospholipid transporter LplT gives MKRGFYTIMAAQFFSSLADNALLIAAIALLIEMHAPDWMKPLLKLFFTVSYVMLAPFVGAFADSMPKGKVMLVTNAVKIVGCALMFFSVHPLLAYAVVGFGAAAYSPAKYGILTELLPPEKLVAANGWIEGTTVGSIVLGTVLGGALISPGVSGFLLAADLPWIDTGVDSPAEMAILVIALCYALAAWFNLRIPDTGARYPEQQRNPVRLVVEFGHCCVVLWKDKLGQISLAVTTLFWGAGATLQFIVLDWARAHLGMPLDKAAILQGIVALGIAVGAVSAARMIRLRESLRVLPVGVAMGLLVPMMTLVTTQWAAWPLLVLIGGLAGFFVVPMNALLQHRGHVLLSAGHSIAVQNFNENLNILLMLGLYSLLLKLELEVNLVIVMFGGFVAATMLAVIALHRANQRRFDSVALIGEPKH, from the coding sequence ATGAAGCGCGGGTTCTACACGATCATGGCGGCGCAGTTCTTCTCGTCGCTGGCGGACAACGCGTTGCTGATCGCGGCGATCGCACTGCTGATCGAGATGCACGCGCCGGACTGGATGAAGCCGCTGCTGAAGCTGTTCTTCACCGTCTCGTACGTGATGCTCGCGCCCTTCGTCGGCGCCTTCGCCGACTCGATGCCCAAGGGCAAGGTGATGCTGGTGACCAACGCGGTGAAGATCGTCGGCTGCGCGCTGATGTTCTTCTCGGTTCACCCGCTGCTGGCCTACGCGGTGGTCGGCTTCGGCGCCGCCGCCTATTCGCCGGCCAAGTACGGCATCCTGACCGAGCTGCTTCCGCCCGAGAAGCTGGTGGCCGCCAACGGCTGGATCGAAGGGACCACGGTGGGCTCGATCGTGCTGGGCACCGTGCTGGGCGGCGCGCTGATCAGCCCGGGGGTCTCGGGGTTCCTGCTCGCGGCCGATCTGCCCTGGATCGACACCGGCGTCGACTCGCCCGCCGAGATGGCGATCCTGGTGATCGCGCTGTGCTACGCGCTCGCCGCGTGGTTCAACCTGCGTATCCCCGACACCGGCGCCCGCTACCCCGAGCAGCAGCGCAACCCGGTCAGGCTGGTCGTCGAATTCGGCCACTGCTGCGTGGTGCTGTGGAAGGACAAGCTGGGCCAGATCTCGCTGGCGGTCACCACGCTGTTCTGGGGCGCCGGCGCCACGCTGCAGTTCATCGTGCTCGACTGGGCGCGTGCCCATCTGGGCATGCCGCTGGACAAGGCGGCGATCCTGCAGGGCATCGTGGCGCTCGGCATCGCGGTCGGCGCGGTCTCGGCCGCGCGCATGATCCGTCTTCGCGAGTCGCTGCGCGTGCTGCCGGTGGGCGTCGCGATGGGCCTTCTCGTGCCTATGATGACGCTGGTCACCACCCAGTGGGCCGCCTGGCCGCTGCTGGTGCTGATCGGCGGGCTGGCCGGCTTCTTCGTCGTGCCGATGAACGCGCTGCTGCAGCACCGCGGCCACGTGCTGCTCAGCGCGGGCCACTCGATCGCGGTGCAGAACTTCAACGAGAACCTGAACATCCTGCTGATGCTCGGGCTCTACTCGCTTCTGCTGAAGCTCGAACTGGAAGTGAACCTGGTGATCGTGATGTTCGGGGGCTTCGTCGCGGCCACGATGCTCGCCGTGATCGCGCTGCACCGCGCCAACCAGCGGCGCTTCGACTCGGTCGCCCTCATCGGCGAGCCGAAGCACTGA
- the alr gene encoding alanine racemase gives MSRPISAIVSVAAMRHNLARARALAPGARAWAVVKANAYGHGLAAALEGFADADGMALVEFDKAARLREAGWQRPILMLEGAFDPQDVAQARRDRLALVVHEPRQLDWLAAASPAAPIDVHLKFNSGMNRLGFDAAGLREAHARLSALPGIGSITLVTHFANSDLPGGADDAIARFERACAGLPGQRSLANSAAVLAVPDAHRDWVRPGIMLYGASPFADRSAAECGLRPAMKLASRLIAVQRLAPGDSVGYGSTFTATRPMRIGVVACGYADGYPRHAPSGTPVAVAGRRTGTVGRVSMDMLCVDLEPVPGASPGDEVELWGGGLVDIDEVAQAAGTIGYELMCALAPRVPLVVDRAGA, from the coding sequence ATGAGCCGACCCATTTCTGCAATCGTTTCGGTCGCCGCGATGCGGCACAACCTCGCGCGGGCGCGCGCGCTCGCGCCCGGCGCCAGGGCCTGGGCGGTGGTCAAGGCCAATGCCTACGGCCACGGCCTGGCGGCCGCGCTCGAGGGCTTCGCCGATGCCGACGGCATGGCGCTGGTCGAGTTCGACAAGGCCGCCCGCTTGCGCGAGGCCGGCTGGCAGCGGCCGATCCTGATGCTGGAAGGCGCCTTCGATCCGCAGGACGTCGCGCAGGCGCGGCGCGACCGGCTCGCGCTGGTGGTCCACGAGCCGCGGCAGCTCGACTGGCTGGCGGCCGCCTCGCCGGCGGCGCCGATCGACGTCCACCTCAAGTTCAACAGCGGGATGAACCGGCTCGGCTTCGACGCGGCCGGGCTGCGCGAGGCGCACGCCCGGCTGTCGGCGCTGCCCGGCATCGGGTCGATCACGCTGGTCACGCACTTCGCCAACTCCGACCTGCCGGGCGGTGCCGACGACGCGATCGCGCGCTTCGAGCGGGCGTGCGCGGGCCTTCCCGGCCAGCGCTCGCTGGCCAATTCGGCGGCGGTGCTGGCCGTGCCCGACGCGCATCGCGACTGGGTCCGGCCCGGCATCATGCTCTACGGCGCCTCGCCCTTCGCCGATCGCAGCGCCGCCGAATGCGGGCTGCGCCCGGCGATGAAGCTGGCCTCGCGGCTGATCGCGGTGCAGCGCCTGGCGCCCGGCGACTCGGTCGGCTACGGCTCGACCTTCACCGCGACCCGGCCGATGCGGATCGGCGTGGTCGCCTGCGGCTATGCCGACGGCTATCCGCGCCACGCGCCGAGCGGCACGCCGGTGGCGGTCGCGGGGCGGCGGACCGGCACCGTCGGGCGGGTCTCGATGGACATGCTCTGCGTGGACCTCGAGCCGGTGCCCGGCGCCAGCCCCGGCGACGAGGTCGAGCTCTGGGGCGGCGGGCTGGTCGACATCGACGAGGTCGCGCAGGCCGCCGGAACGATCGGCTACGAGCTGATGTGCGCGCTCGCGCCGCGCGTGCCGCTCGTCGTCGATCGCGCGGGGGCCTGA